From a single Brassica oleracea var. oleracea cultivar TO1000 chromosome C5, BOL, whole genome shotgun sequence genomic region:
- the LOC106293223 gene encoding formin-F, translating into MCLPFQFNRTIRSSRKVKKNMNTNDHGLTLLRLVFIFSLLYFPYLAISETPCPYPCYPPPMGGGSSTTQPPPYPPPAFNYPYPAGNLPNYPSPPYIGGGGSGSFYGPPPPDAILPYFPYYFRKPPHQTDQTSSSPLVAVSGKLTVGIIAMGNLVVVGVLCNIW; encoded by the coding sequence ATGTGCTTACCATTTCAATTTAATAGAACCATTCGTTCATCAAGAAAGGTAAAGAAAAACATGAACACAAACGATCATGGCCTTACCCTCTTGAGATTAGTCTTCATATTTTCTCTTCTTTACTTCCCTTACTTAGCCATATCTGAAACGCCGTGCCCGTATCCGTGTTATCCGCCGCCCATGGGCGGTGGCTCCTCCACGACTCAACCACCACCATATCCTCCTCCAGCCTTTAACTATCCTTATCCAGCTGGAAATTTACCAAATTACCCTTCGCCACCATACATCGGGGGAGGCGGTAGTGGCAGCTTCTATGGTCCTCCACCGCCGGATGCTATCTTGCCTTACTTCCCCTACTACTTTAGAAAACCTCCTCACCAGACGGATCAAACATCCTCGTCTCCACTTGTGGCTGTTTCAGGAAAATTGACGGTGGGGATCATAGCCATGGGAAATCTTGTGGTAGTTGGAGTTCTCTGTAATATTTGGTAA
- the LOC106295986 gene encoding probable sulfate transporter 3.3 encodes MEVHKVVAPPRRSTAAKLKTRLKETFFPDDPLRQFRGQPNRTKLIRAAQYIFPILQWCPEYSFRLLKSDAVSGLTIASLAIPQGISYAKLANLPPIVGLYSSFVPPLVYAVLGSSRDLAVGPVSIASLILGSMLRQQVSPVDNPLLFLQLAFTSTFFAGLFQASLGILRLGFIIDFLSKATLIGFMAGAAIIVSLQQLKALLGITHFTKQMSVIPVLSSVFHHTNEWSWQTIVMGVCFLLFLLATRHLSMKKPKLFWVSAGAPLLSVIVSTLIVFVSRADRHGISVIGKLQEGLNPPSWDMLQFHGSHLGLVAKTGLITGIVSLTEGIAVGRTFAAVKNYHVDGNKEMIAIGLMNVVGSATSCYVTTGAFSRSAVNNNAGCKTAVSNIVMSVTVMVALLFLMPLFEYTPNVVLGAIIVTAVIGLIDLPAARHIWRIDKFDFLVMLCAFFGVVFLSVQNGLAIAVGLSLFKLLMQVTRPKTVVMGNIPGTDVYRNLHHYKEAQRIPGFLVLSIESPVNFANSNYLTERTSRWIEECEEEEAQEKHSSLRFLILEMSAVNGVDTNGVSFFKELKKTTAKKSIELVFVNPLSEVMEKLQRADEEEEFMRPEFLFLTVSEAVASLSLKGGPYLNNV; translated from the exons ATGGAGGTGCACAAGGTGGTTGCTCCACCGCGTAGGAGTACGGCGGCAAAGCTGAAGACAAGACTGAAGGAGACGTTTTTCCCTGACGATCCTCTAAGACAGTTCAGAGGACAACCGAACCGTACCAAACTCATACGAGCCGCTCAATACATTTTCCCAATCCTCCAATGGTGTCCTGAGTACAGCTTCAGACTCCTCAAATCTGACGCCGTTTCAGGTCTCACCATCGCCAGTTTAGCTATTCCTCAG GGGATAAGTTACGCGAAGCTAGCGAATTTGCCTCCAATCGTGGGTCTAT ACTCAAGCTTTGTGCCACCGTTGGTTTATGCGGTGTTGGGAAGCTCAAGAGATCTTGCGGTGGGACCAGTCTCCATAGCGTCGTTGATCTTAGGGTCCATGCTAAGGCAACAAGTATCTCCCGTAGACAATCCTCTTCTCTTTTTACAGCTCGCTTTCACTTCTACCTTCTTTGCTGGTCTCTTTCAAGCCTCTCTTGGAATCCTCAG GCTGGGATTTATAATAGACTTTCTATCAAAAGCAACACTAATAGGCTTTATGGCGGGCGCAGCCATAATAGTATCATTGCAACAGCTTAAGGCTCTGCTTGGGATCACTCATTTCACTAAGCAAATGAGTGTAATCCCTGTTCTCTCCTCTGTTTTCCACCACACCAACGAG TGGTCATGGCAAACGATTGTGATGGGAGTCTGCTTCTTGCTGTTCTTGCTCGCCACACGTCACCTC AGCATGAAGAAGCCGAAGCTGTTCTGGGTCTCAGCTGGAGCTCCGCTACTCTCAGTTATCGTCTCTACGCTTATCGTCTTTGTTTCAAGAGCCGATCGTCATGGCATTAGCGTC ATCGGAAAACTACAAGAAGGTTTGAATCCGCCGTCTTGGGACATGCTTCAGTTTCACGGAAGCCATCTCGGACTCGTTGCCAAAACAGGACTCATCACCGGAATCGTCTCCCTCACC GAAGGCATCGCAGTAGGACGAACATTCGCAGCGGTAAAAAACTACCACGTAGACGGTAACAAAGAGATGATCGCCATAGGTCTAATGAACGTTGTCGGCTCCGCCACTTCTTGCTACGTCACAACCGGAGCTTTCTCTAGATCAGCCGTTAACAACAACGCCGGATGTAAAACCGCGGTTTCAAACATCGTGATGTCTGTCACCGTTATGGTCGCCCTCCTATTCCTAATGCCTCTTTTCGAATACACTCCCAACGTGGTCCTTGGTGCTATCATTGTGACCGCGGTCATAGGTCTCATAGACCTTCCCGCGGCTCGTCATATATGGAGGATTGATAAGTTTGATTTCTTGGTGATGTTATGTGCGTTCTTTGGTGTCGTTTTCTTGTCGGTCCAGAACGGTTTGGCTATAGCGGTGGGACTATCGTTGTTCAAGTTATTGATGCAAGTGACGAGGCCCAAGACGGTTGTTATGGGGAATATTCCGGGGACCGATGTGTACCGGAATCTTCATCATTACAAAGAAGCACAGAGGATCCCAGGGTTCCTTGTCCTAAGCATCGAATCTCCTGTCAATTTTGCCAATTCTAATTACCTCACCGAAAG AACATCTCGTTGGATAGAAGAATGCGAAGAAGAGGAAGCTCAGGAGAAGCATTCCAGCCTTCGGTTCTTGATTCTTGAAATGTCAG CTGTGAATGGGGTGGACACAAACGGAGTCTCGTTCTTTAAGGAATTAAAGAAAACCACAGCAAAGAAGAGCATCGAG CTTGTGTTTGTGAACCCATTAAGTGAAGTGATGGAGAAGCTACAAAGAGCTGACGAAGAAGAAGAGTTCATGAGGCCTGAGTTTCTCTTCTTGACTGTTTCTGAGGCCGTTGCGTCGCTCTCTCTTAAAGGAGGCCCATATCTCAATAACGTTTGA
- the LOC106344540 gene encoding uncharacterized protein LOC106344540, producing MWVANYDKLPTRSRLAGWGMFVSAECAFCSRFDETRDHLMLTCEYTTQVWKEVLLRCQSTSTLLTNWSELLSWIRSSQSKKLTLIRKLATQTTIFHLWKQRNNLMHNQTSTSPESVFYGIDKDMRNIISARRVSKHFHSIMAMWLR from the coding sequence ATGTGGGTGGCGAACTACGACAAACTACCAACAAGATCACGGCTCGCTGGCTGGGGAATGTTCGTCTCTGCGGAATGCGCCTTCTGTTCTAGATTTGATGAAACCAGAGACCACCTTATGCTAACCTGCGAATATACCACTCAAGTCTGGAAGGAGGTGCTTCTCAGGTGCCAATCGACTTCGACATTGCTCACCAACTGGTCTGAGCTGTTGTCTTGGATCAGATCATCACAGTCCAAGAAACTCACTTTGATACGAAAGTTGGCTACTCAAACCACTATCTTCCATCTTTGGAAACAAAGAAACAACCTAATGCATAACCAGACATCGACCTCACCAGAATCTGTCTTCTATGGCATTGATAAAGACATGAGAAACATTATATCAGCTAGGAGAGTTAGTAAGCATTTTCATTCGATCATGGCGATGTGGCTGAGATAA